The Mauremys reevesii isolate NIE-2019 linkage group 1, ASM1616193v1, whole genome shotgun sequence genome has a segment encoding these proteins:
- the LOC120394900 gene encoding olfactory receptor 52R1-like, with protein MYAIAILGNFTILFVVKTEPSLHVPMYYFLCMLAITDLVLSTSILPKMLSIFWFNSREINFTACLTQMYFILSFTAMQSGILVAMAFDRYVAICDPLRHSTILTNPMVAKIGLAMVLRGIMLILPHPFLARRWPYCRTNIIPHTYCEHIAVVKLACADISLSSYYSLSVAFLVISLDVFFITMSYTQILRAIFSLPTKDARLKTFGTCGSHLCVILASYIPALFSFLTHRFGHNVPLHFHILMANMYLLLPPMLNPIIYGARNQQIQDRLLQLFPHKGT; from the coding sequence atgtacgccatagccatcttggggaacttcaccatcctgttcgtCGTAAAGacagagccgagcctccatgtgcccatgtactatttcctctgcatgctggccatcactgacctggtcctgtctacatccatcctacccaaaatgctgagcatcttctggttcaattccagagaGATCAATTTCACTGcatgcctcacccagatgtacttcattctcaGCTTCACTGCAATGCAGTCTGGgatcctcgtggccatggcttttgatcgctacgtggccatctgtgatcctctgagacattccaccatcctgacaaaccccaTGGTGGCCAAAATTGGCCTGGCTATGGTGCTGCGCGGCATCATGCTCATactgccccatcccttcctggcgaggaggtggccatattgcagaaccaacatcattccCCACACGTACTGTGAGCACatagctgtggtgaagctggcctgcgccgacaTCAGCCTCAGTAGTTACTACAGCCTCTCTGTGGCATTCTTGGTGATCagtctggatgtgttttttatcaccatgtcctatacccagatcctcagggccatcttcagcctcccaacaaaggacgcccggctcaagacttttgggacctgcggctcccacctctgtgtcatcttagcctcttacatcccagctctcttctccttcctcacacaCCGTTTTGGGcacaatgtgcccctgcatttccacattctcatggccaacatgtacctcctgctgccccccatgctaaaccccatcatctatggggcgAGGAACCAACAGATTCAGGAtaggctgctccagctctttcctcataaagggacctaa